The Macrobrachium nipponense isolate FS-2020 chromosome 19, ASM1510439v2, whole genome shotgun sequence genome contains a region encoding:
- the LOC135215842 gene encoding gastrula zinc finger protein XlCGF8.2DB-like gives MMSTATTTELRVIGMDERSEEKKYECMVCHKRFTRKDTLNSHMKLHSGEKKFECLTCGRKFRRKDTLTCHMRVHSNEKNFECVICHKRFNRKDILNSHMNVHSDEKNYECFLCLRRFTRRDTLTCHMNVHREKKFECVVCNKKFSRKDTLSSHMNMHDDNAKYACCVCRKRFTRNSSLVKHMRSHVKEIVKDISYQCNVCNEMYMSETDLEQHIMSHSEICNKIEVLSSELPQHSVSHIVDPQSETGKVATELQPHSISHNVELDHEMPFEVEVNPFLFMEDEAEVCSYDDTQVKIEITTNKNPESFLSREAVSTAQITSGL, from the coding sequence ATGATGAGTACTGCTACTACAACAGAGTTAAGAGTCATCGGTATGGATGAGCGCAGTGAGGAAAAGAAGTATGAGTGTATGGTCTGCCATAAGAGATTCACTCGAAAGGACACCCTAAACAGTCACATGAAACTGCATAGTGGAGAGAAGAAATTTGAGTGTCTGACATGTGGCAGGAAATTCCGGAGGAAAGACACATTGACTTGTCACATGAGGGTTCATAGCAATGAAAAGAATTTTGAATGTGTCATTTGTCACAAGAGATTTAATCGCAAAGACATTCTCAACAGCCACATGAATGTGCACAgtgatgaaaaaaattatgagtGTTTTTTATGCCTGAGGAGGTTCACTCGTAGAGATACGCTAACTTGTCATATGAATGTTCATAGGGAAAAGAAATTTGAATGTGTTGTTTGCAACAAGAAATTTAGCCGTAAAGATACTCTCAGTAGCCACATGAACATGCATGATGATAATGCAAAATATGCGTGTTGTGTTTGTCGTAAGAGGTTTACCAGAAATAGTAGCCTTGTTAAGCATATGCGTTCACATGTGAAGGAAATTGTGAAGGATATCTCATACCAGTGTAATGTGTGCAATGAAATGTATATGTCAGAGACTGATCTGGAGCAGCATATCATGAGTCATAGTGAAATCTGTAATAAGATTGAGGTTCTCTCTTCAGAACTACCTCAGCATAGTGTTAGCCACATTGTTGATCCACAGAGTGAAACTGGAAAAGTGGCAACAGAACTCCAACCCCATAGCATTAGCCATAATGTGGAATTAGACCATGAAATGCCATTTGAAGTTGAAGTCAATCCATTTTTGTTCATGGAAGATGAGGCAGAAGTGTGCAGTTATGATGATACACAGGTGAAAATTGAGATAACAACCAATAAGAATCCAGAGTCCTTTTTGAGCAGAGAAGCAGTAAGTACAGCTCAAATAACCTCAGGCCTGTAA